In the Sinorhizobium arboris LMG 14919 genome, one interval contains:
- a CDS encoding SDR family oxidoreductase yields MTHVIITGASSGIGLAVASAYASRGAKLSLVARSRDVLEQAAQKLMAEHGVAAGAIRTEAADVSREEEIKAAIFRCVDAFGPCDILVTSAGIVEPGPFEALQGAAFHRQIDTNFSGTVHAVRAVYPDMKRRRSGHILMVSSGAGLIGIYGYTAYCASKFALNGFAQALRSEARANNVGISICFPPDTETPQFKRELAARPKEARVVMGTVRPWTAEAVARKIVKGIDRRRFEIYFGATLYLLGRFGPAVRPLIDWWFDRAIARNRAG; encoded by the coding sequence ATGACACATGTGATCATCACCGGCGCCTCCAGCGGAATAGGCCTCGCAGTCGCCTCCGCTTATGCGTCCCGCGGGGCGAAGCTCTCGCTTGTCGCCCGGTCCCGCGATGTCCTGGAACAGGCGGCGCAGAAGCTGATGGCGGAACACGGCGTTGCGGCGGGCGCGATCCGCACAGAGGCCGCCGATGTCTCCAGGGAAGAGGAGATAAAGGCCGCGATCTTCCGTTGTGTGGATGCGTTCGGACCCTGCGACATTCTCGTGACCTCGGCAGGCATCGTCGAACCGGGGCCCTTCGAGGCGCTCCAAGGCGCGGCCTTCCATCGCCAGATCGACACGAACTTTTCGGGCACGGTACATGCCGTGCGGGCTGTTTATCCGGACATGAAGAGGCGGCGCAGCGGCCATATTCTGATGGTCTCCTCGGGTGCCGGCCTGATCGGTATCTACGGCTACACCGCCTATTGCGCCTCGAAGTTCGCGCTCAACGGCTTCGCCCAGGCGCTGCGCAGCGAAGCGCGGGCCAACAATGTCGGCATTTCGATCTGCTTTCCGCCCGATACGGAAACGCCGCAGTTCAAGAGAGAACTTGCCGCGCGGCCAAAGGAAGCTCGCGTCGTCATGGGAACGGTCCGGCCGTGGACGGCCGAGGCGGTTGCGCGCAAGATCGTCAAGGGCATCGACCGGCGACGCTTCGAGATTTACTTCGGCGCGACCTTGTATCTGCTTGGCCGCTTCGGGCCGGCGGTCAGGCCACTGATCGATTGGTGGTTCGATCGGGCCATTGCGCGCAACAGAGCGGGATGA
- a CDS encoding aminotransferase class I/II-fold pyridoxal phosphate-dependent enzyme, with protein MSSDGNGQTFPKMNSSLKESLLDRMRNTHQSSERNRMARSERELPAAPRRQQARFEDLPEYKQVLTQKIASEQLGIANPFYRPHQTAAGATTMIDGRKLINFASYDYLGLNRHAHVLDRAHDTITSFGISASASRLVAGERPQHVELEEKIAQFYGVDAAVCFVSGYLTNVAAISCLMGPKDLVIHDEFIHNSALAGIKLSGAARRFFKHNDTADLEHVLRTVAGDYRRILVIVEGIYSMDGDIANLPALLKLRAEYGFWLMVDEAHSLGVLGRHGRGLAEHFGVDPHEVDIWMGTLSKTTSSCGGYIAGNAALAAVLKASAGGFVYSVGLAPVLAASAVASLDILASEPERTAALRRNGSLFLKLAGEAGLDTGLSGGFSVVPVIVGDSLRAVQLSNDLLAAGVNVLPIIHPAVPEGLARLRFFITCDHTEEQIRRTVALTAERLKDLTDRNFGLGGVDIEKMLSALSAR; from the coding sequence ATGAGCAGCGACGGAAACGGCCAGACCTTCCCGAAGATGAACAGCAGTCTCAAGGAGAGCCTGCTGGACAGGATGCGGAACACGCATCAATCCTCCGAGCGCAACCGGATGGCGCGCTCGGAGCGGGAGCTGCCGGCTGCTCCGCGTCGCCAGCAGGCGCGCTTCGAGGACCTGCCCGAATACAAGCAGGTCCTGACCCAGAAGATCGCCAGCGAGCAGCTCGGCATCGCCAACCCGTTCTACCGGCCCCATCAAACGGCAGCGGGTGCGACGACGATGATCGATGGCCGCAAGCTGATCAACTTCGCCTCCTACGATTATCTCGGGCTCAACCGGCATGCTCACGTCCTCGATCGCGCCCACGACACGATCACCAGCTTCGGTATTTCCGCCTCGGCGAGCCGCCTCGTTGCCGGCGAGCGGCCGCAGCATGTGGAGCTCGAAGAGAAGATCGCGCAATTCTACGGCGTCGATGCCGCCGTCTGCTTCGTAAGCGGCTACCTGACGAATGTCGCCGCCATAAGCTGCCTGATGGGACCGAAGGATCTCGTCATCCACGACGAATTCATTCACAACAGCGCGCTCGCAGGCATCAAGCTCTCGGGCGCGGCACGCCGCTTCTTCAAGCACAACGACACCGCGGATCTCGAGCACGTCCTGCGCACCGTCGCCGGCGATTATCGGCGCATCCTGGTGATCGTCGAAGGCATCTATTCGATGGACGGCGACATCGCCAATCTGCCGGCGCTTCTGAAGCTCAGGGCCGAATACGGCTTCTGGCTGATGGTCGACGAGGCACATTCGCTGGGTGTCCTGGGCCGGCACGGCCGGGGTCTCGCCGAACATTTCGGCGTCGATCCGCACGAGGTCGACATCTGGATGGGAACATTGTCGAAGACGACGTCGAGCTGCGGCGGGTACATAGCGGGAAACGCGGCGCTGGCGGCCGTCCTCAAGGCCTCGGCCGGCGGCTTCGTCTACAGCGTCGGCCTGGCGCCCGTACTTGCCGCGTCCGCGGTCGCCAGCCTCGACATCCTGGCAAGCGAGCCGGAACGCACGGCGGCGCTGAGACGCAACGGCAGCCTGTTCCTGAAGCTTGCCGGGGAGGCCGGCCTCGACACGGGGCTAAGCGGCGGCTTCTCGGTCGTGCCTGTTATCGTCGGGGATTCGCTGCGCGCCGTCCAGCTTTCGAACGATCTGCTCGCGGCCGGCGTCAACGTGCTGCCGATCATCCATCCGGCGGTGCCGGAAGGGCTGGCGCGCTTGCGCTTCTTTATCACCTGCGACCACACCGAGGAACAGATCCGCCGTACGGTCGCATTGACGGCCGAACGCCTCAAGGACCTTACCGACCGGAATTTCGGCCTCGGCGGCGTCGATATCGAGAAGATGCTCAGTGCGCTCTCGGCGCGCTGA